Within Runella rosea, the genomic segment TGGTAAAACGAACGGTGTATGATACCGTTCCCGTAACCGTTGAGTACGAAATGGCTCCTTACGGCCATTCGTTAAAGAAAGTACTGATGGAAATGAAAGAATGGGGAGCGCAGCACCGCAAAAGAATTATGACGACCGATGTAGTCATCGAAAACGTCGGCGAGGTTGAATACTGATACACCTGAACCTCGCAGACGTTAAAATTATACTCGCTCTACAATCACAGCGTAACCCATGCCTACGCCTACGCACATCGACACAAGCGCGTAGCGTTTTTGGGTTCTAATCAATTGATTGACCGCCGCTTGAATGATTCTGGTACCCGACATACCCAGCGGATGTCCCAAGGCAATGGCTCCGCCGTTGGGGTTAATTCTGGGGTCATCGTCGGCGAGTCCTAGATTCCGGGTAACGGCCAGACACTGGGCCGCAAAAGCTTCGTTAAACTCAATCACGTCCATTTCGGCAAGGGTCAAGCCCGCTTTTTGAAGGGCTTTCTGCGAAGCGGGCAACGGGCCGATGCCCATAATACGCGGCTCTACCCCCACCACCGCCGAACTGACAATGCGGGCCTTCGGCGCTAAATCAAAACGCTTTATTGCCGCTTCTGAGGCAATAAACATGGCCGCCGCCCCGTCGTTGAGTCCCGACGAGTTACCTGCGGTCACGGTTCCGTTTTCTTTCTTAAACGCAGGTTTCAGTTGGGCTAATTTTTCAAGGGTTGAGTTTCCTTTGATGAATTCATCTTTGTCAAAAACCGTCACATTCCCTTTTTTATCGGCCCATTCTACCGCCACAATCTCTTCATTCAACATTCCGCTTTGCTGGGCAGCAAAGGCTTTTTTCTGCGAATTGTAAGCAAATAAGTCTTGGTCTTCGCGACTGATATGGTACATCTCAGCGAGGTTTTCGGCTGTTACGCCCATGGCGTCAGTGCCGTAAAGTTTGTGCATCTGGGGATTAACAAATCGCCATCCGAAGCTAGAATCAAACATTTGGGCGTCGTTTCCGAAAGGTTTGGATGTTTTGGAAATCACCCACGGACCGCGCGTCATGTGCTCCATACCACCCGCGATAAATACATCTCCATCATCGGCTTTGATGGCGCGGTTGGCGTGAATAACCGCCGACATGCCAGAAGAGCACAACCGATTGACGGTTTCGCCGGGCACAGTATAAGGCAAACCCGCCAACAGCAGCGCCATCCGCGCTACGTTGCGGTTGTCTTCTCCTGCCTGATTATGACAGCCCAAAATCACATCTTCGATGGCATCCAACGGAATGGAAGGCGTCCGTTTGATGAGTTCTCGAATGGGAATGGCCGCCAAATCATCAGCACGGACGTTCGACAAACTGCCACCAAAACTTCCAATCGGCGTCCGGACGGTATCAATGATATAGGCTTGTTTCATGGTATATATTCAATAGAATGGATTCAATTTCAGGCAAGTTGCTCCACAAAGGAAGCACTTGTTTTGGCTTTTACTTCTTCCAACGTCGCGCCGGGCATCAGTTCGATAAGCGTCAATTTATTTTCTGGAAAAGCAAACACGGCCAAATCAGTAATCACCAAATCTACCACGCCCGAAGCCGTCAGCGGCAACGTACAGGCAGGAACAATCTTGGACGAGCCATCGGGGTTTGTATGCGTCATGGTGATAATGAGGCGTTTGGCACCCTTGGCTAAATCCATCGCTCCACCCACGCCCAAGAGTGGCTTTCCGGGCACGGCCCAGTTGGCTAAGTTGGCCGCTTCGTCTACCTCCAAACCGCCCATAATGGCAGCGTCGATGTGCCGACCGCGAATCATAGCAAACGAATCGGCACTGTCGAAATAACTGCTTCCTTTGAGCGCCGTTACGGGAATTTTACCCGCATTTACGGGATAATTCATAGCACCACCCCCATCAGTAGGCACGGGACCTACGCCCAGCATTCCGTTTTCGGTGTGCAAAATAATGCCGTGCTCTTCCGTAATCAAATCGGCTACGAGGGTAGGAATGCCGATGCCGAGATTCACAACATCGCCTTTCTTTAGCTCCGACAACGCCCGTTTGGCCATATTCATGCGGCTTTCATCCACCTTTTTGGAAGACGAAACCGACGCCGACGACCCCAAATCTTCCAAGGTCAGCGTAGCCTGTACCAAGTAATTGACAAAGCAGCCGGGGGTATGAACGTGCTCAGGGGCAATTTCCCCCACGGGTACAATTTCTTCGACTTCGGCAATGACCAAATCGGCGGCCGTGGCCATGGCTTTGTTAAAGTTCTGTTCGGTCATGCGGTACTGTAAATTGCCCGCGGTATCGGCCCGCCACGCACGAATAAAGGCCACATTTCCGCGAATTCCTTTGATGAATACCTGCTCGGCTCCGTCAATGATTTTGGTTTCGCGGCCTTGCGCAATGAGCGTACCCGCCGATGTGGGCGTGTAAAAACCTCCGATACCCGCACCACCCGCCCGAATGGCCTCGGCCAACGTGCCCTGTGGCAACAATTCATACGCAACCTGACCACTTTGAGCGGCTTTGACGGCGTCGGGATTGGACGTAAAGAACGACCCAATCATTTTTTTAATTTGCCCATTTTGGAGCAGACGCCCACCGCCAATGCCCACTTCCCCCACGTTGTTACCGATAAAAGTGAGGTTTTTGGTGCCCGTTTCGGCCAAGGCATGCATGAGATGAACGGGATTTCCCGTCATGCCGAAGCCACCCTGCAAAATCGTATCGCCATCTTTGACCATTTGGGCGGCGGTTGCCACATCTATAATTGGAACTTCTTTCATTTTTAATCAATAAAGTATTCAAAAAGAATGGGTAAAAATCAATTAAAAAACGCTAATCCAACGCCTCAAAGGACTCAAAAGGGAGGCCCACGTAGTTTTCGGCGATGGTCATTGCGTACGCTTCCGACAGCTGGATATAATCAAATTTTGCCTTTTGCAGTTGATAATGAAACGACCCGTGTTCGTATTGTTTGTGAAATAAGGTGGTCATAAAATTGGAGAAATCCTGCGCGCGCCAAATACGTTTCAGGGCAATGGTTGAATAATTATCCAACGCTTGCATCGACGCTTTTTCGTAGAAATCTCTGAATCCATCCACCAAATGTTTTACGTCTGCCACGGCCAGATTGAGTCCTTTTCCACCCGTTGGAGGCACAATATGGGCGGCGTCGCCTGCCAAAAACAAACGCCCGTGTTGCATATTATCAATAAAATAGCTGCGCATGGGCGTGATGCTTTTTTCAAAAATCGGCCCAGAATTCAGCTTCCAACCTTCCGTACCCAAACGCACCGAAAGCTCTTCCCAAATTTGCTCGTCCGACCAGTTATCAACGTGGTCGTCGTTTTCTACTTGGATGTACAATCGACTTACTTTTTCTGAACGCAAACTATGCAGCGCAAATCCGCGCTCGTGATAGGCATAAATCAACTCCTCAGAAGAAGGCGCTACGTGGGCTAAAATCCCCAGCCAACTAAACGGATACGTGACCGAATATTCTTTATAGGCGTCTTTGGGCATTGATTTACGGCCCAAGCCATGAAAACCGTCGCAAGCGGCGATGAAATCGCATTCAATGATTCCTTTTTCGCCATTGTGTTCAAAATGTATTTTGGGAGTATCGGTTTCGATGCCTTCTAGTTCAAGAGCGGGGGCCTCAAACAACAATTGGCCATTCTTCTCCAACCAAGCCTCCGTCAGGTCTTTGACGACCTCCTGCTGACCATAAATCGTGATGTTTCGTCCGCCCGTAAGTTGTCCAAAAGGCACTCTTACGCGCTTTCCGTCAAAGTTCAAATAGACTCCATGGTGCTCCTGTCCTTCTTTGACCAGGCGGTCAGCCAATCCCAATTCTTTAAGAATATCGACCGTATTTTGTTCCAAAAGACCCGCCCGCACCCTTCCCTGAATATATTCGCGGCTACGGTGCTCAATGATGACCGCTTCAATCCCGTGTTTTTTGAGCCAATGGGCAAGGGTTAAGCCCGCTGGCCCTGCTCCTATGATGCCAACTTGTGTTTTTATTGTTTTCATTTTTAGGTAGTTATGTTCAGTTCGTTGATGACTTCCTGCGCTGTGTGAAAGGCTTCATTGGCCGCAGGCAAACCGCAGTAAAGGGCCGAATGCATGATGATCTCTTTGATTTCAGCCACCGTCACTCCGTTGTTAAACGCCGCCCGAACGTGCATTTTAAATTCCGTTTTTCGGTTGAGCGCAATCAACATCGCCAAGGTGATAAGACTGCGGTTGTGCTTCGATAAATCAGGGCGTGTCCAGATTTCGCCCCAAGCGTAGTTGGTAATAAAAGATTGAAAATCAGCATTAAAGGGATTGATATTAGCGTTTGCTTTGTCAACGTGCGCTTCACCCAACACCGACCGCCGAACGTGCATTCCCTTCTCAAAAGCGGTGTTACCAACTAAAAAATCAATGAGTGTTTGGGCGTACTCTTGCGGCAATTCGGTACTTGCTAGGTGCCGGGCATTTAGGACTTTCAAAGAGGCATGAGGTATATGTTTTGCCAAAAACTCCGCCTGTTCAACGTTCGTAACGGGGTCTTCATCCCCCGTAATCACCAGTGTTTCAACAGATAACTTCATCAGCGTTTCTCTGAAATCAGCATCGCGGATGGCACCGCAACAAGCGGCGTATCCCGCCACGTGACTACGCAAAAACATGGCTTTGGTCTCGGCCACTCGTTGGGGATTTTGCTGCCGAAACGATTCCGTAAACCACCGCTCCATGGTATCGTCAACGATGGCCTGCATTCCTTGTTGAGTGATGGTTTCGATGCGAGAGTTCCAGCGTTCATCATTGCCGATTTTAGCACCCGTATTACTCAAAACAATCTTTTTGAAACGATTTGGGTAATGAATCCCCAGCCATTGCCCAATCAATCCACCCATAGAAAGACCACAGTAACAGGCAGTTTCGATGCCGAGGCTGTCCATCAAATCAATCACATCTTGGCCCAATAAGCCAATGGTGTATGATTCTACCGAAGACGATTCCTCATAGCTACCCCCATGGCCTCGGGTGTCGTACTGCAACACCCGAAAATAGGGCAAGACATGCGGAACGAGTTCATCCCACATCATCATTTCTGATCCCAGCGAGTTAGAAAAAATCAACACTGGGCTATTGGGCGTTCCCTGAAGTTTGTAGTTGGTTTTCATCTTAGCGTCCAAATTTCTTCAATACCTTATCAATCATTTCTAAACTCAACCCCAGCGCGTTTTCTGGTTTAAACAGTTCATCCACCGAGGGTACGTCTATTTTCAATTCTAGCAGTACTTCTTTTAAATGTTTTTGCTGCGTAATGGCAGTTTTACAGGCTTTTTCGACCCATTCATGGGCCTGATTTTTCCCCATTTTAGGCGCCAATGCCAACGATACACTTTCGGCATAAATCAACCCTTGGGTCAGTTCCAGATTGGCCAACATCCGCTTTTCATCCACTTCCAATCCTTCCAGCAACTCAATGGCCCGTTCTACAGTGCCCGCCGTCAGGGTCATGATTTGGGTCAACACTTCCCATTCAGAATGCCACAGCCCCGCCGAACGCTCGTGCTCCTGCGGCATGGCCGAAAGCACCGTAGCCACCAAGTGCGGCAACCGGGCGGAGTTGGCCAGCATGGCCGCACAAGTAACGGGGTTGCGTTTGTGCGGCATGGTACTCGACCCGCCTTTGCCTTCAGCCGCACCTTCATACACCTCTCCCACCTCGGTTTGCATCAGCAGCGACACATCTTTGGCGATTTTACCCAACGTGCCCGTCAAAATCCCCAATACACTCGCCCACTCGGCGAAAGTATCGCGGTTTGACTGCCACGAAAACGAGGTTTGTAGCCCTAAGTTTTGCGCAAAAATTTGCTGTACCTCGCTCGAAATCTGCGCGTTGCCGCTACCTACCGCACCCGCCAACTGAACCACAAAAAGACGTTTTTTGACTTCTTCGATGCGCTCCTGCGTTCGGCCAATGCTTTCCAGCCAACCCGCCGTTTTCAGTCCAAACGTAATCGGTCGTGCCTGTTGCAGCAGCGTCCTGCCAATCATGGGTGTACTTCGGTAGCTGCTTGTTTTTTCCACTAAATGACGGATGAGCAAACTTAATTTTTGTGCTAACCATTGACCAAACTCCTGCATTTGCAAAACGGCGGCTGTGTCCACAACATCCTGACTAGTAGCACCTAAGTGCACATATTTGGAGGCTTCTACGTCATTATTTTTTACGATGCGGGTCAATTGTTTCACCAACGGAATCGCGGCATTGCCCCCCAATTTAATTTCAGACTTAAGCCGGGTCATATCAATCAAATCAGACTGACAACACATAGCAATGAGGTCGGCCACTCCCGCTGGAATCACCCCTGCCACTTCCTGCGCGCGCGCCAATTCGGCCTCAACGCGGAGCATGTGCCCAATGGTATTCCTCTCCGAAAAGAGCTCATTGATGTCGTCCGAATAAAACAATTCGCTGTATAAGCCCATTTTTGGGGTGGTTAAATCTCAAAAAATACCGTTTCTTTTTCGCCCTGCATGTAAATATTGAATTCATAACCCGCCGCATTTTTGGAAGCGATGAGGGTGTCGCGTCGGTCAACCGGAACGGTGCTTAAAATTTCGTCTTGCGCATTGAGTTCCACCTCATCTTCAAAGTAAATACGTGTATAAGAATGAATTAGCTGCCCGCGCATAAACACAATCACGCTTAGATGCGGGGCCTGTCCATCAACCGAAGTGGGTTTAAATGTATGAAAAATAAACCGATTTTGCGGGTCGGTGCCCGTCCCGAAACGCCCAAAACGTTGGTGCTGCGTATCCCAAATCTCAATCATGGCATCGGGAATCACGTCGCCGTTGCCATCAAAAACTTTACCCACCACATTAACGACGTTGGCTTCGTCGAGAGGGTTAGCTAATACATTGTTAGACAAGCTTTTAAAATCATATAAATATTGTTCGGGGGTGAGTCCGTACGCAAAATAAGGCCCGACAGTTTGAGAAGGTGTTTGTAACATGGGAATGACAATTGTTGCGTTAAAATTTATTATACATTTTCAAACGGAGTGGCCTGATGCCCCCTTAAAACAAAGTCAAAACGGTATCCCAACGCAAAATTTGGCTCGGTGATGCTCAAATCAAAGGTTGAAATCAAAAGCTCACGTCCTTTGGGCGGCACGCCCAGAAAAATGGGGTCGTACTGCAACAGTGGGTCACCGGGAAAGTACATTTGGGTCACCAAACGGTTGGTGATATTGGCCCCAAACAACGAAAAATGGATGTGATTGGGCCGCCAAGCGTTGGGGTGGTTGCCCCAAGGATACGCTCCAGGCTTGATGGTATAAAACCGATAGTTTCCTTCCGCATCCGTCATACAGCGCCCCGCGCCCAAAAAATTAGGGTCGAGCGGGGCATCGTGTTGGTCTACTTTATGGACGTACCGACCCGCCGCGTTGGCTTGCCAAATCTCAATCAGCGTATTGGGAATCGGGCGCCCGTTTTCATTCATCACTTTGCCATGCACCACGATGCGTTCGCCCATCGGCTCGCCGTTCTTAATCGAATTCTTGGTCAGGTCATGGTCAAATTTGCCCAAGTTAAAATCCCCGAATACTGGACCTGTCAACTCCGAAAGTGACTGTTTTACCACGACCAACGGCTTGCTAGGTGCACGCAGTACGGTCGATTTATAATCGGGAGCAAGCCGAGGCGGCTGGACTTCATAATCGAAAGTATTATAAATGAGTTGGCTCATTGCGGTACAATTTTGGAGAGGTAGTTTCTTTTTTCAGTCCAACAAAGGTATGGGTCATGTTAAATAAATTCTTGGATTAATTAAAATATTGCTTGTATAAAACAAACATTTATTACAAACTTTAATGTTAAACAAAATAGAAAATTTTTACTATAAATACCTTTATTACAATAGTTTAACACCATAAAAGTGCACAATCAATGTATTATCTAAGAAAATACCCTATATTTATTCTTGCATTTTCAGAACATACTATGAACCCAAAAGGACTTGTCAATTTCAAAGGATTATATGGCGACAACCGCTCACCGCTGGTGCCCAATTTCATCCACCATGAATTATTGGAAACCAGGAGTAAAATCTATGATTGGGAAATTCACGAGCACCTGCATACCGATTTGTATCAGGTATTTATCATTCAGTCGGGAAGCGGGGTGCTTAGGTCTGAAAACAAAGAATTTGCGATTGAAAGCCCTTGTCTGATTACCATTCCCGCCAATACGCTGCACGGGTTTATGTTTCAGCCAGAAATCGTGGGCGAAGTCATTACGTTTTCGGAGTCATTTTTGGAGAGTCTTTTCAAAAACTCCCCCAAAATCGGCCTCGAAATCAGCCGCTTAAAACAGCTATCCTTTTCCGACGACGATTCGGCATTTAACCGAATTTTATTCCTCAAAACGGAGATTATGAAGGAATTGCTCGAAGAAAACCCCGAAAAACAGGCGGTTTTGCAGTCCCTTTTTCAATTATTGTTCCTGACGATTTACCGACAGGCCCTCACCCAAAGCAGCCCCGTAACCACTTCTGACAATCGAACGTTGCAGTATTTTCAGGGGTTTCAGAAGAGCATCAAACAGTCGTTGCAAGAGTCAAAATCCATCAATCAGTACGCCCAAGAGTTGAACATTACCCCCGTTCACCTCAATCGTATTTGCCAAAATTTGGTCCAAAAATCCGCCCTGCAAGTCGTACACGATTACCTCATCAACGAAGCGAAAAAATATCTTCTCAACACAAACTACTCAATATCAGAGGTTTCTTACTTTCTAAATTTCAAAGACCCCGCCTATTTCACGCGTTTGTTTAAAAAATACACGGGGGTGGCTCCGAGCGAGTTTAGGAAGAACTAACTGGATTTTATCCTACTTAATTAGGGTGTGAGTTTATGTCAACAATTGATTCAGGTTCACATTCAAATCGCTGATTTGGGCTTCGGTTGGACTCAGTTGGGCTGCCAATAATTTACGCGCATTGAGGTGGTCGGCAGGACGATTGAGCGAATCAACGGCAATCAACCGATTTTTTTGGAAATAATAGACCGAAAACTTGTCGGTGTCAATGTCGCCTCTCAGCACATAGCGGTCAAAACCTGCCGAAATTCCCGCCATCTGGAGTTTCAAATGGTATTGATTGGTCCAAAACCAAGGCACTGCGTGGTAAGGCTGGGCTTTCCCCAATACGTGATTTACGGCCGTTTTGGCTTGGTCAACGGCATTCTGAACCGATTCCAAACGCAGTCTTTTTTGGGCAAAAGCGTTGTAATGATTGGCACAATCGCCGATGGCGTAAATGTTGGCGACCGAAGTTTGTTGGTACTCGTTTACCAAAATACCATTTTCGCAGGCAATTCCCGCCTCTACCGCCAACGACGTTTCGGGAATGACCCCAATGCCCGCCAGTATCAAATCGGCTTCGATTTTCTTGCCATCACTTATTATAATATACTGACCATCAATTGCTTTTGTCAAAGTATTGAGGTACACTTGAACCCCGTTTTTCTCGTGCGTTTTTTGGAAAACATCCGAGATAACCGCCGGTAGCACCCGTTCCATCAAACGCGACTGCGCCTCAATAACACTCACTTCTTTGCCTTTTTCCTTCGCCAACGCGGCCAATTCAAGGCCAATAAACCCACCACCAATGATGGCTACTTTATGAGCTGTTTCGAGTCGGTGCGCAATGGCTTTGGCATCGGCTAAAGTGCGCAGGTAAAGCACGTCGGCGGCGCCTTCCATCGTCAATTTTCGGTTGGCAGCTCCCGTCGCTAAAATCAAATGCGTGTAGTCGATGGTCTCGCCTTCTTGCGTTATCACCAACTGCCCCACCGTATCGAGTTGAGCGATATTGACCCCTAACCGAAGGTCAATCTGGTGGTTTTGAAAAAAATGCGGGGAACGAAACAAAATGGCTTCCTCCGACTGCTTTCCCTGCAAATAACCTTTGGAGAGTGGCGGTTTTTGGTAGGGCTGGTCATTTTCTTCCGAAATCAACACAATTTCGCCCTCAAACCCTTCTTCGCGCAACGACGCAGCCGCCTGCAAACCCCCGTGCCCAGCGCCGATGATGACAACTTTTGCACTCATTGTTTCTCAGGGATACGGACAATGACCCCGTCCAATTTGTTGGAAATACGTACTTGGCACCCCAAGCGGCTGTTTGACATGCGCTCGGCGGTCGCACCTTCGAGCATTTCGTTTTCTTCTTCTTCCATTTCGGGCAAAAGACCCATAAATTGTTCATCCACGTAAATATGGCAGGTGGCGCACATGCATGAGCCGCCGCATTCGGCCACAATTCCTTTGATGTCGTTCTGAACGGCTCCTTCCATCAAGGTAGCCCCCAACGGCAAATCCACTTGGTGTTCTGTGCCGTTGTTTTCGATATAAATTACTTTTGGCATTGTATTACAAATAGTTACGATAAATAAATTTCTTAAAAGAATATTTTATTGACGGTGCGTTTGCTAAATAAACTGCTTACCACCATCTACCACGATGGTTTGGCCCGTCACGAAGTCGGCGGCAGAGGAAGCCAAATAGAGGGCCGTGCCCACAATGTCTTCCATCGTTGACGGGCGTTTGATGGCTCCTCGGTCTACGCCGTAGTTGGCGGCATTTTCCATCAGGCCCAAGCTAGCTTCCGTGAGCGTAAAGCCCGGCGCGATGGCGTTGACGTTGATGTTAAAATCACCTAATTCTTTGGCCATCGAACGCGTCAGCCCAATAACGCCCCCTTTTGAGGCCACATAGTGCGACCAATTAGGCGACCCACTCATGACGGTTGCGGAAGAAATGTTGATGATTTTTCCGTATTTGTTGGCACGCATCGACCGACAAACGGCTTTTGACACCAGCCAGACTCCTTTCAAATTGACGTCAAGCACCAAGTCCCATTCGGCTTCTGTGAGTTCATAAAAAGGCTTACGTTGAATGGTGGCATAGATGGCGGCGTTGTTGACCAAAATGTCAATTTTGCCGAAAGCGACCAGTACTTCATTCGCCATTTTTTCCACGGATTGCTCGTTGGTCACGTCCACTTCAAGGGCCATTCCGTCCAGCATTTGTGCCGTTTCCTGCGCTCCTGCGTAGTTTTTATCGCAAACAACGACCTTGGCTCCCTGGACGGCAAAGGCCTGCGCAAAGGCTCGACCAAGTCCACCCGCCGCGCCCGTAATCACAACAATTTTATCTTTGAGCTCAAACATGGGCTACGTATTTTTTTAAGTTCAAGTCCAATTTTGCCAACTCCAACAGCAGACCAGAAAGCCTTTTTCCTTCGTCGGTCAGGAACGTTGGCCAAACGAAATTTTCCAAAATCTCCAGTACTTCGGCCTGTCCAATGCCAAACCACTCGCCAATGATGCGGTTGCCATGCGGCGTATACCGCCAGAGCTTATCGGCATCTTTGTGAACCGCATCGTTGACCGAGCGCGCCTGTTTGGTGGTATCGTGCCCGTCAATGAGCGCGATGATTTCGTTTATTTGTTGTTGATGAAACCCTAAAACGGGCAGTTCTTTTTGTGCAATTGCGACACTTTCCAACTCATGTTGACGCGTCAATTCGGGATATTTATTGTTGGGCCCAAAGGCGTGTAAAATCTTATCTTGAGGTATTTTAGACCAGCCCGTATCGTGAAAAAGAATGGCTGGCAACACCACATCAGGGTTGGCGTCTGGGTATTTTTCCAGCAATTGGGTCACCAACAAGTACGCAAACAGCGTATGTTCGTCGTTGTTACGGACGTTCAGATGGATTTTGGCTACTTCCCAAAGCGGGATGTCTTGAGGGCGCAACATCTAGTAATTCAGGTAAATGGTTTTTAATTCGGTATACGCCTCGATGCCGTAGTGCCCTTTTTCACGCCCGATTCCGCTTTGTTTTACTCCACCAAACGGCACATCGTGGTACGAACGGTGAATGTTATTGATCCAAACCGAGCCTGCTTCTAGCGACTCCGCCATGCGCAGTCCTGTGCCGAGTTGTTCCGAAAAAACATAAGCTGCCAATCCAAAATCCGAATCGTTGGCCCATGCTACGGCCTGTTCGTTGGTTTGAAAAGGCATCACACCTACCACGGGCCCAAAGGTTTCTTGGGTCATGATCTGCATAGAGTGGTTGGTATCGGCCAAAATCGTGGGTGGAAAAAACCAGCCTTTGTCATACAGTTCACCCTTCATTCGGTGGCCGCCTGTTTTCAAAAGTGCTCCTTTATGCAAGGCGTCCTGCACCTGATTTTCGCTGTTTTGGTAGATTTTTTGGTTTACCATCGGCCCCATGTCGCAGCCCGAAAACGGATGCCCCACGGTTAGTTTTTCGGTCAACGCTACCATTTGACCCAGAAAATCGGCATAAATGGACTCATGCACGTACAGACGATTGACGCGGTAGCAAAACTGACCGCTGTTGGCAAAAGCGTGGCGCACAATGGCGGGGACAGCCACCGCCAAATTTGCATCGGCACACACAATGGCGGGCGACTGGCCACCCAATTCAAGCGTGACACGTTTATTATGCGCCGCCGCCAACGCCCCGATGCGCAACCCCGTGTCCGTACCGCCCGTAAAGGCGATTTTGGCCGTTATTGAGTGCTCAATGAGCGCATTTCCGATGTCATAGCCATAGCCCGTGATAACATTAAAAACACCTTCGGGATAGCCTGCTTCGGTAAAAATCTCGGCCAATTTCAGCGTCGAAAGCGGCGTATCTTCTGACGGCTTTGACACCACAGTACAGCCCGCCATCAGCGCCGCGCCCAATTTCATGGTCAGCAGCGTAATCGGATAATTGAACGGCGTAATGGCCACCACCACGCCAACGGGCTCGCGCACAATCAGCGCTTTTTCGCCTTCGAGGTTATGCAATGGCACTTCTCCTTTCAAACGAAGGCCTTCTTCGGAGTAAAAATCAAACAAGTCGGCACTGCGGCTAATTTCGGTCAGGCAGCCCGCCAGCGGCCTGCCGAGTTCGTTGGCAATGGTTCGGGCGAGTTCATCGGCGTGTTTGCGCATCAATTGCGCGGCTTGGTGCTGCAACTTGGCCCGGTGAGCAACGGGCGTCTTTTTCCAAGATTTAAACGCCATTTTTGCCGATTCCAGCGCCGCATTGACATCTTCAGGATTGCTGCACGCAAACCTTTCGATAACAGCGCCCGTGCTGGGGTTGAGCACATCGGCGTATTGGGCCGAATGCGGTTTTACCCATTTCCCGTTTATATAATTTTCCAT encodes:
- the pcaH gene encoding protocatechuate 3,4-dioxygenase subunit beta; its protein translation is MSQLIYNTFDYEVQPPRLAPDYKSTVLRAPSKPLVVVKQSLSELTGPVFGDFNLGKFDHDLTKNSIKNGEPMGERIVVHGKVMNENGRPIPNTLIEIWQANAAGRYVHKVDQHDAPLDPNFLGAGRCMTDAEGNYRFYTIKPGAYPWGNHPNAWRPNHIHFSLFGANITNRLVTQMYFPGDPLLQYDPIFLGVPPKGRELLISTFDLSITEPNFALGYRFDFVLRGHQATPFENV
- a CDS encoding 2Fe-2S iron-sulfur cluster-binding protein, whose protein sequence is MPKVIYIENNGTEHQVDLPLGATLMEGAVQNDIKGIVAECGGSCMCATCHIYVDEQFMGLLPEMEEEENEMLEGATAERMSNSRLGCQVRISNKLDGVIVRIPEKQ
- a CDS encoding HD domain-containing protein encodes the protein MLRPQDIPLWEVAKIHLNVRNNDEHTLFAYLLVTQLLEKYPDANPDVVLPAILFHDTGWSKIPQDKILHAFGPNNKYPELTRQHELESVAIAQKELPVLGFHQQQINEIIALIDGHDTTKQARSVNDAVHKDADKLWRYTPHGNRIIGEWFGIGQAEVLEILENFVWPTFLTDEGKRLSGLLLELAKLDLNLKKYVAHV
- a CDS encoding helix-turn-helix domain-containing protein, whose translation is MNPKGLVNFKGLYGDNRSPLVPNFIHHELLETRSKIYDWEIHEHLHTDLYQVFIIQSGSGVLRSENKEFAIESPCLITIPANTLHGFMFQPEIVGEVITFSESFLESLFKNSPKIGLEISRLKQLSFSDDDSAFNRILFLKTEIMKELLEENPEKQAVLQSLFQLLFLTIYRQALTQSSPVTTSDNRTLQYFQGFQKSIKQSLQESKSINQYAQELNITPVHLNRICQNLVQKSALQVVHDYLINEAKKYLLNTNYSISEVSYFLNFKDPAYFTRLFKKYTGVAPSEFRKN
- a CDS encoding aldehyde dehydrogenase family protein produces the protein MENYINGKWVKPHSAQYADVLNPSTGAVIERFACSNPEDVNAALESAKMAFKSWKKTPVAHRAKLQHQAAQLMRKHADELARTIANELGRPLAGCLTEISRSADLFDFYSEEGLRLKGEVPLHNLEGEKALIVREPVGVVVAITPFNYPITLLTMKLGAALMAGCTVVSKPSEDTPLSTLKLAEIFTEAGYPEGVFNVITGYGYDIGNALIEHSITAKIAFTGGTDTGLRIGALAAAHNKRVTLELGGQSPAIVCADANLAVAVPAIVRHAFANSGQFCYRVNRLYVHESIYADFLGQMVALTEKLTVGHPFSGCDMGPMVNQKIYQNSENQVQDALHKGALLKTGGHRMKGELYDKGWFFPPTILADTNHSMQIMTQETFGPVVGVMPFQTNEQAVAWANDSDFGLAAYVFSEQLGTGLRMAESLEAGSVWINNIHRSYHDVPFGGVKQSGIGREKGHYGIEAYTELKTIYLNY
- a CDS encoding SDR family NAD(P)-dependent oxidoreductase, coding for MFELKDKIVVITGAAGGLGRAFAQAFAVQGAKVVVCDKNYAGAQETAQMLDGMALEVDVTNEQSVEKMANEVLVAFGKIDILVNNAAIYATIQRKPFYELTEAEWDLVLDVNLKGVWLVSKAVCRSMRANKYGKIINISSATVMSGSPNWSHYVASKGGVIGLTRSMAKELGDFNINVNAIAPGFTLTEASLGLMENAANYGVDRGAIKRPSTMEDIVGTALYLASSAADFVTGQTIVVDGGKQFI
- a CDS encoding NAD(P)/FAD-dependent oxidoreductase: MSAKVVIIGAGHGGLQAAASLREEGFEGEIVLISEENDQPYQKPPLSKGYLQGKQSEEAILFRSPHFFQNHQIDLRLGVNIAQLDTVGQLVITQEGETIDYTHLILATGAANRKLTMEGAADVLYLRTLADAKAIAHRLETAHKVAIIGGGFIGLELAALAKEKGKEVSVIEAQSRLMERVLPAVISDVFQKTHEKNGVQVYLNTLTKAIDGQYIIISDGKKIEADLILAGIGVIPETSLAVEAGIACENGILVNEYQQTSVANIYAIGDCANHYNAFAQKRLRLESVQNAVDQAKTAVNHVLGKAQPYHAVPWFWTNQYHLKLQMAGISAGFDRYVLRGDIDTDKFSVYYFQKNRLIAVDSLNRPADHLNARKLLAAQLSPTEAQISDLNVNLNQLLT